In the genome of Candidatus Binataceae bacterium, one region contains:
- a CDS encoding DUF2182 domain-containing protein, giving the protein MRLPDQLAIWGGLGALSALAWLYLWRMPAGDASMQGMAGMANMAGMPGMTMPSPWSPQQLWLTFLMWTVMMVAMMTPSAAPMVTMYARVCEGRGLAPRARVWLFAGGYLAVWAAFSAFATLAQAALDQAAMLTGAMRVAPLMGGVILALAGAYQLSPLKRRCLRQCQSPVGFLMTHWREGGAGAIAMGLRHGAFCVGCCWMLMALLFVAGVMNLLWVAVLTGFVLIERATRWGETLATASGFALITAGLALAALS; this is encoded by the coding sequence TTGAGGCTGCCCGATCAACTGGCGATCTGGGGCGGCCTTGGCGCGCTCTCCGCGCTCGCCTGGCTATACCTGTGGCGGATGCCGGCCGGCGACGCCTCGATGCAGGGGATGGCGGGGATGGCGAATATGGCCGGGATGCCCGGGATGACGATGCCCTCGCCATGGTCGCCGCAGCAGCTGTGGCTGACCTTCCTGATGTGGACCGTGATGATGGTCGCGATGATGACGCCCAGCGCGGCGCCGATGGTCACGATGTACGCGCGCGTCTGTGAGGGCCGCGGCCTGGCGCCGCGCGCACGGGTGTGGCTCTTCGCCGGCGGCTACCTCGCGGTGTGGGCCGCGTTCAGCGCCTTCGCCACGCTCGCGCAGGCCGCGCTGGATCAGGCAGCGATGCTGACTGGGGCGATGCGAGTCGCGCCGTTGATGGGCGGAGTGATCCTGGCGCTTGCGGGCGCCTATCAGCTCTCGCCGCTCAAGCGCCGATGTCTGCGGCAATGCCAATCGCCGGTGGGCTTCCTGATGACGCACTGGCGCGAGGGCGGCGCGGGGGCGATCGCGATGGGTCTCCGTCACGGAGCTTTTTGCGTGGGATGCTGCTGGATGTTGATGGCGCTGCTGTTCGTCGCGGGGGTGATGAACCTTTTATGGGTTGCAGTGCTGACCGGTTTCGTTTTGATCGAACGGGCCACGCGATGGGGCGAGACGCTGGCGACAGCGTCGGGTTTTGCGCTGATCACGGCCGGCCTCGCGCTCGCGGCGCTTAGCTGA
- a CDS encoding DUF488 domain-containing protein has protein sequence MLYTVGHSTHPIERFLELLGEHRIAVLADIRSFPGSRRWPQFGQERLAEALGRAGLEYRWLKRLGGRRKSTRADSPHVAWTVAAFRSYADYAESAEFAEALHELAAIATAARTAIMCSEGLWWRCHRRIVSDQMMLRGWDVEHIMPDGKLTAHRLPDFASVVNGRIIYDGGQPPLLK, from the coding sequence ATGCTTTATACGGTTGGGCATTCGACTCATCCGATCGAGCGCTTCCTCGAACTGCTCGGCGAGCATCGAATCGCCGTACTCGCCGACATCCGCTCCTTTCCGGGCTCCCGCCGATGGCCCCAGTTTGGTCAGGAGCGCCTCGCCGAGGCGCTCGGCCGCGCCGGCCTGGAATACCGATGGCTCAAGCGGCTCGGCGGACGGCGTAAGAGCACGCGCGCCGACTCGCCCCACGTGGCGTGGACGGTCGCCGCGTTCCGCTCCTACGCGGATTACGCCGAGAGCGCCGAGTTCGCGGAAGCTCTCCACGAACTGGCGGCAATCGCAACCGCCGCGCGCACCGCGATCATGTGCTCGGAGGGGTTATGGTGGCGATGCCACCGGCGAATCGTCTCTGACCAGATGATGCTGCGAGGATGGGACGTCGAGCACATCATGCCCGACGGCAAGCTGACGGCGCATCGGCTGCCCGACTTCGCCTCGGTCGTCAACGGACGGATTATCTACGACGGCGGCCAGCCGCCGCTGCTGAAATAG